From Spirochaetaceae bacterium, a single genomic window includes:
- a CDS encoding GNAT family N-acetyltransferase, translating into MPKIEVRRMLPAELAPAADLYLRSITGLLQGILKPEQIRADHEYRRYFTNVVARDHELWVAVRDGRPVGVMAIANEWIDQLYVDPPEQRRGAGSAMLAQAKTLSPKGLRVLTLQRNAAACRFYEAHGFEAYDRGRSPPPEDEPDVSYRWRPRTDDHAGKARR; encoded by the coding sequence GTGCCGAAGATCGAAGTGAGGCGCATGCTACCCGCCGAGTTGGCCCCGGCAGCCGACTTGTACCTGCGGAGCATCACCGGCCTGTTGCAGGGCATCCTGAAGCCGGAACAGATCCGGGCCGACCACGAGTACCGCCGCTACTTCACCAACGTCGTCGCCCGCGACCACGAACTGTGGGTGGCGGTAAGGGATGGCCGTCCGGTCGGCGTGATGGCGATCGCCAATGAATGGATCGATCAACTCTACGTCGATCCTCCGGAGCAGCGCCGGGGAGCCGGCTCGGCGATGCTCGCGCAGGCCAAGACCTTGTCGCCCAAGGGTCTTCGCGTGCTCACCCTGCAGCGCAACGCCGCCGCCTGCCGATTCTACGAGGCCCATGGCTTCGAAGCCTACGACCGCGGCCGCAGCCCACCCCCGGAAGACGAGCCCGATGTCAGCTACCGGTGGCGCCCGCGCACGGACGACCACGCGGGTAAGGCGCGCCGCTGA
- a CDS encoding nucleotidyl transferase AbiEii/AbiGii toxin family protein — protein MLPRPLLQALRHVFAQRISGCMLVGGTALAGFYAGHRRSDDLDLFTGSAAAFTETVLAVRTLRSLGVELVEAAHSNQYFRAVCHHRELSFTVDVVHDEHVFGITDTNRSGDVVVAGLSGLLAMKAATLVSRCSEKDLYDLIWLCDAFPDRALPDLIELAGTVDGGVTGETLVYSIGSTRLEREACGFAVEFGVSAAAVFRQVTAFQRDLLTVLDHHLTQGTSSPLRDLVRRIRKL, from the coding sequence GTGCTGCCGCGGCCGCTGCTGCAGGCGCTCAGGCACGTGTTCGCGCAACGGATCAGCGGCTGCATGCTGGTCGGCGGCACCGCGCTGGCGGGTTTCTATGCGGGTCACCGGCGCTCCGATGATCTCGACCTGTTTACCGGCAGCGCAGCCGCCTTTACCGAGACCGTGCTCGCCGTGCGCACCTTGCGGTCGCTCGGAGTCGAACTGGTCGAGGCGGCCCACAGCAACCAGTACTTCCGTGCCGTGTGCCACCACCGGGAACTCTCGTTTACCGTGGACGTCGTGCATGACGAGCATGTGTTCGGCATCACCGACACGAACCGATCCGGCGACGTGGTGGTGGCCGGCCTGTCCGGGCTGCTCGCCATGAAGGCCGCCACGCTCGTGTCGAGGTGCAGCGAGAAGGATCTGTATGACCTGATCTGGCTGTGCGATGCATTCCCCGACCGGGCGCTGCCGGACCTGATCGAGCTCGCCGGCACGGTAGACGGCGGCGTGACCGGCGAGACGCTGGTCTACAGCATCGGGAGCACCAGGCTGGAGCGCGAAGCCTGCGGATTCGCCGTCGAATTCGGCGTGTCCGCGGCTGCCGTGTTCCGCCAGGTAACCGCGTTCCAACGCGACCTCCTGACCGTCCTCGATCACCACCTTACCCAAGGCACATCCAGCCCGCTCCGCGACCTGGTGCGCAGGATCCGGAAACTGTAG
- a CDS encoding helix-turn-helix transcriptional regulator, translated as MTQVVASCIIVYMSVLKAAMGKNGYRQADVAKAAAVSRQAVSLWFAAEGDFRNVHVANLLNLSAGLGIAPAELLQPLLGLEGRAEERRLYAEFCWDRSFPDIYRFLAALAAGQPRAVARLIESRGIYEAAAVLGPQVWDAYPDLRSRLPAARRAVVDAVWKIHGDLSRR; from the coding sequence TTGACGCAAGTGGTAGCATCTTGCATCATCGTGTACATGAGCGTGCTCAAGGCTGCGATGGGGAAGAATGGGTATCGGCAGGCAGACGTGGCGAAGGCCGCGGCGGTCAGCCGGCAGGCCGTGTCGCTGTGGTTCGCCGCCGAAGGGGATTTTCGCAATGTGCATGTCGCCAACCTGCTGAACCTGAGCGCCGGTCTCGGCATCGCGCCCGCCGAGTTGCTCCAGCCGCTGCTTGGATTGGAGGGTCGCGCCGAGGAGAGGCGGTTGTACGCGGAGTTCTGTTGGGACCGTTCCTTTCCCGACATCTATCGGTTTCTGGCGGCGCTGGCCGCGGGACAACCCCGCGCAGTGGCACGCTTGATCGAGAGCCGCGGAATATACGAGGCGGCCGCCGTGCTCGGGCCACAGGTGTGGGACGCTTATCCCGATCTCCGCTCGAGGTTGCCGGCGGCGAGACGTGCCGTGGTCGATGCCGTGTGGAAGATTCACGGCGATTTGAGCCGTCGTTAG
- a CDS encoding NYN domain-containing protein — translation MRTAVFVDAGYLYFAGAIAVSGQKLRRKDVKLDVPNTLAKLKETASVLTDRRPLLRIYWYDGALARGLSSEHEELADSTDIKLRLGAISQAGRQKGVDSLIVADLIDLARNHAIADAVLLSGDEDTRIGVQIAQSFGVRVHLVGIRVPDGNQSLSLKRESDTTTEWGSDEISGFMTRTRTPDVDADIRGTGDEDLAELAECVAEFVSSCSAKEIADITALGSNEPVPFLLDRQLLRTCSAKLGRQLDEPEKHRARRVLKERARSTRR, via the coding sequence GTGCGTACTGCTGTGTTTGTTGACGCCGGCTACCTCTACTTCGCTGGCGCTATCGCTGTCAGCGGCCAAAAACTACGCAGGAAAGACGTCAAACTTGACGTCCCAAACACGCTCGCCAAGCTCAAGGAGACCGCGTCCGTCCTGACCGATCGACGTCCGTTGCTCCGTATCTACTGGTACGATGGAGCCCTGGCTCGCGGACTCTCGTCAGAGCACGAGGAATTGGCTGATTCAACTGACATCAAGCTGCGGCTTGGCGCGATATCGCAAGCCGGCAGGCAGAAGGGTGTCGATTCCCTCATTGTGGCGGACCTGATTGACTTGGCGCGTAATCACGCGATTGCGGACGCCGTTTTGCTGTCTGGAGATGAAGATACGCGAATCGGTGTTCAGATAGCGCAGAGCTTCGGAGTTCGAGTTCATCTTGTGGGCATAAGGGTGCCGGATGGGAATCAATCTCTCTCTCTGAAGCGGGAGTCGGACACGACGACCGAGTGGGGCTCCGACGAGATCAGCGGATTCATGACACGTACGCGTACGCCTGATGTCGACGCTGATATCCGAGGTACAGGAGACGAAGATCTCGCTGAACTCGCGGAATGTGTTGCCGAGTTCGTGTCCTCATGTTCTGCAAAAGAAATCGCGGACATCACGGCTCTCGGATCGAACGAACCGGTTCCTTTCTTGCTGGATCGCCAGCTTCTCCGGACTTGCAGCGCCAAGCTGGGTCGCCAGTTGGACGAACCCGAGAAACACCGGGCTCGCAGAGTGCTGAAGGAGCGAGCTCGGTCCACGCGCCGATAG
- a CDS encoding sulfatase-like hydrolase/transferase: MSTHPNIVFINTDQQTWDAVSAYGNRWLNTPNMDRLVASGTSFMRSYCTDPVCAPARTSWATGRYTSEAGVPFNGGHLHDDIPDLGQLLRAGGYGAFHGGKWHVDGRDVTRSFDTLYYGARRIGASTGEFYDPAITHAALQFLTTHDGEAPFYLQLAFVNPHDVCEYGHNYEEKEIPDAVAQGILREDELPPLPDNFDYDPREPLQHRVIRRDDECLIHWKILRKTRRFSALDWRSFAWNLYRFVEKVDAEIGLVLDALAASRFRDDTIVIFTVDHGEAAGQHQMFQKFTLYEESVRVPLVVASLGDRLPVEKGSRLDHLVSGVDLPATICDYAGIPAPPRCLGRSLRPLVEGREVPWRDGVYIESNYWGRALVTATHKYVTEYRPKQVEDYVPPGPDTAERGLEQLFDLQADPGETRNLASDPAQAATLAALRASLATEERRLERRPLEPGRPRDVVDQWGARLRRRWQTYAEDS, translated from the coding sequence ATGAGCACACATCCGAACATCGTGTTCATCAACACCGACCAGCAGACCTGGGACGCTGTTTCCGCCTACGGCAACCGCTGGCTGAACACGCCCAACATGGACCGCCTGGTGGCCTCCGGGACGTCGTTCATGCGCTCCTACTGCACCGACCCGGTGTGCGCCCCGGCGCGCACGAGCTGGGCCACCGGGCGCTACACCTCGGAAGCCGGCGTGCCGTTCAACGGCGGCCATCTGCACGACGACATCCCCGACCTGGGCCAGCTCCTGCGGGCCGGCGGCTACGGCGCCTTCCACGGCGGCAAGTGGCACGTCGACGGCCGCGACGTCACCCGCAGCTTCGACACCTTGTACTACGGTGCGCGCCGTATCGGCGCCAGCACCGGCGAATTCTACGACCCCGCCATCACCCACGCCGCGCTGCAGTTCCTGACCACCCACGACGGCGAGGCGCCATTCTACCTGCAACTTGCGTTCGTCAATCCGCACGACGTGTGCGAGTACGGCCACAACTACGAGGAGAAGGAGATTCCCGACGCGGTCGCCCAGGGCATCCTGCGCGAGGATGAGCTGCCGCCGCTGCCGGACAACTTCGACTACGACCCGCGCGAGCCATTGCAGCACCGCGTGATCCGGCGTGACGACGAGTGCCTCATCCACTGGAAGATCCTGCGCAAGACGCGCCGCTTCTCCGCCCTGGACTGGCGCTCGTTCGCCTGGAACCTGTACCGCTTCGTGGAGAAGGTGGACGCCGAGATCGGCCTGGTGCTCGATGCCCTGGCCGCCAGCCGGTTCCGCGACGACACCATCGTGATCTTCACCGTCGACCACGGTGAGGCGGCCGGTCAGCACCAGATGTTCCAGAAGTTCACCCTGTACGAGGAGAGCGTGCGTGTGCCGCTGGTGGTGGCCAGCCTCGGCGACCGGCTGCCGGTGGAGAAGGGCAGCCGGCTCGACCACCTGGTGTCCGGCGTCGACCTGCCGGCAACGATATGCGATTACGCCGGCATTCCCGCTCCGCCGCGCTGCCTCGGGCGCAGCCTGCGGCCCCTGGTCGAGGGCCGCGAGGTGCCCTGGCGGGACGGGGTGTACATCGAGTCCAACTACTGGGGCCGCGCCCTGGTCACCGCCACCCACAAGTACGTCACCGAGTACCGCCCGAAGCAGGTGGAGGACTACGTGCCGCCGGGGCCGGACACCGCCGAGCGCGGCCTGGAGCAGCTCTTCGACCTGCAGGCCGATCCCGGCGAGACCCGCAACCTGGCCTCCGACCCGGCGCAGGCGGCGACCCTGGCCGCGTTGCGCGCGTCACTTGCCACCGAAGAGCGCCGCCTGGAGAGGCGTCCGCTCGAACCCGGCCGGCCGCGCGACGTGGTAGACCAATGGGGCGCCCGCCTCCGCCGACGCTGGCAAACGTACGCCGAAGACTCGTAA
- a CDS encoding ribbon-helix-helix protein, CopG family → MTKPTTIRLPEEILSELDRRARARGKDRATLLRELLRDALARDREDEVLAAYRSGSISLSQAASRLGTDVWAFFNVLSRRGETISVTLEDWIDSESSL, encoded by the coding sequence ATGACCAAACCAACGACGATCCGTCTGCCTGAGGAGATCTTGAGCGAGCTTGATCGCCGCGCCCGGGCGCGCGGCAAGGATCGTGCGACGTTGTTGCGGGAGCTGCTTCGGGACGCTTTGGCGCGCGATCGGGAGGACGAGGTGCTGGCCGCGTATCGTTCCGGAAGCATCTCTCTTTCACAGGCCGCATCCCGACTCGGCACCGACGTATGGGCGTTCTTCAATGTTCTTTCGCGGCGCGGTGAGACGATAAGCGTCACGCTGGAAGACTGGATCGACTCCGAGTCTTCGCTATGA